One part of the Solea solea chromosome 16, fSolSol10.1, whole genome shotgun sequence genome encodes these proteins:
- the LOC131476091 gene encoding hemicentin-2-like yields MLHLLMLALFLGDVDSTCSESKTTLRLVPLEVLEEYGGEVLVNCTSEDGIHDWMYWKHGNRKSNLTEEDFTSWTLSLSEWNVTTAKCILMLPGGIECSEDLEITLYKNPDSVTLYPTQYVNNLVEGTLYELQCDIVEVAPIQNLTIRWYKDNQVVRTETFTSNTTRTPVSESSLFTVNISREDDGAGFRCEAQLNFGPHRSEQPVLSELHVISVYYAPELNGTADEGVHVVQGGNITLACDAKGNPPPDFRWTRDGVNMTEDKSYVNVSQVNTNVTYVCTATNRVGTTTKRIHVYVREDVVEAPADAVTPPEPPIDCSLKVPDKVVVRFGDPLSIDCVTTATDVFRMSWKESNVLRFHISPTATWKMEKVEDWNIKPECQVSLTSGHVCSATPAITVYKTPDVVSLSANADGLMVEDTVNLLTCHIVNVAPVQNLTVTLYRGNKTVSTRGFNSTMATPANVSTDFSLIPVRDDDGAQYRCSAELHLGQQTVPATSSEPYTAVVHYKPLMNHCPAGFSGLEGTFSLDTLQCQAEGNPPPTVRWYYRGRPVNASAALTRDHSGTYMVELLSSVGRNNRTVDITVEYGPLFTCDSQYRVKEHDKVQRMCDPEGAPTPTIRWFKGGNEIGPPQHWTKQDSGVYDLKAENQHGTANHTLSLDVWFAPEIKEENVSMEFTPGENVTLDCHAEGNPVPKVLWKNTAAVNVMQTTGGHHGSIRVTVATSTNAGVYICVATNEVGTVSRSVTLLMKGQAFGRRLSFILWPLLVIFIILFFIVLFMLCRCRKKHGQYSFIADQDIPLMTKSDGRKV; encoded by the exons ATGCTGCATCTTCTCATGCTCGCGTTGTTTCTCGGCG ACGTGGACAGCACATGTTCTGAATCCAAAACAACTCTCAGACTGGTTCCACTTGAGGTCTTAGAAGAATATGGCGGGGAGGTATTGGTGAACTGCACCAGTGAAGATGGAATCCATGATTGGATGTACTGGAAGCACGGAAACAGAAAGTCCAACTTGACAGAGGAGGATTTCACCTCCTGGACACTGTCTCTGTCCGAGTGGAACGTGACGACGGCCAAGTGCATCCTGATGCTCCCCGGCGGGATTGAATGCAGCGAAGACCTCGAAATCACTCTGTACA AGAATCCAGACTCGGTCACCTTGTACCCCACACAGTACGTCAACAACCTGGTGGAGGGCACGCTGTACGAGCTGCAGTGTGACATCGTCGAGGTGGCTCCCATCCAGAATCTTACCATCCGCTGGTACAAGGACAATCAGGTGGTGAGGACAGAGACCTTCACCTCCAACACAACCAGAACACCTGTGAGCGAGTCATCCCTCTTCACGGTCAACATCAGCAGAGAAGACGACGGAGCCGGGTTCAGATGTGAGGCTCAGCTGAACTTTGGGCCTCACAGATCGGAACAACCTGTTCTTTCTGAGCTGCACGTTATTTCCGTGTACT aTGCTCCTGAGCTCAACGGCACGGCCGATGAAGGTGTCCACGTGGTCCAGGGCGGTAACATCACTCTGGCCTGCGACGCTAAGGGAAACCCCCCTCCTGACTTTCGCTGGACCCGCGACGGAGTGAATATGACGGAAGACAAAAGCTACGTCAACGTTAGTCAAGTGAACACCAACGTGACTTACGTGTGCACCGCTACCAACCGCGTGGGAACAACTACCAAGcgcatacatgtgtatgtgagagaagATGTCGTGGAAGCGCCTGCTGATGCCGTGACCCCACCTGAACCTCCAATTG attgcTCCTTGAAGGTGCCTGATAAAGTGGTGGTGAGGTTTGGAGACCCACTTTCAATCGACTGTGTCACGACAGCCACAGATGTGTTTAGAATGTCCTGGAAAGAGTCAAATGTACTCAGGTTTCACATATCCCCAACTGCCACCTGGAAGATGGAGAAAGTGGAGGACTGGAACATAAAACCTGAATGCCAGGTTTCTCTAACGAGTGGCCACGTGTGTTCAGCAACGCCGGCCATCACGGTCTATA AGACTCCAGACGTCGTGTCACTGTCTGCGAACGCCGATGGTCTGATGGTGGAGGACACTGTGAACCTCCTCACATGTCACATCGTCAACGTGGCTCCCGTGCAGAATCTCACAGTGACGTTGTACCgaggaaacaaaacagtgaGCACACGGGGGTTCAACTCCACCATGGCGACTCCAGCCAACGTGTCCACAGACTTCTCATTGATTCCTGTGAGAGACGACGATGGAGCTCAGTACAGATGCAGCGCTGAGCTGCACCTCGGGCAACAAACTGTTCCCGCGACGTCCTCAGAACCGTACACGGCTGTCGTTCACT ATAAGCCATTGATGAATCATTGTCCAGCCGGTTTCTCTGGTCTGGAGGGCACCTTCAGCTTGGACACGTTGCAGTGCCAAGCTGAAGGCAATCCTCCGCCGACCGTTCGCTGGTACTATCGGGGAAGACCAGTCAATGCGTCTGCGGCGCTCACCAGGGATCACTCAGGAACATACATGGTAGAGCTACTCAGCAGCGTTGGCAGGAACAACAGGACGGTGGATATCACAGTTGAGT ATGGTCCCCTGTTCACCTGTGACTCTCAGTATAGGGTTAAAGAGCATGATAAAGTCCAGAGAATGTGTGACCCAGAGGGGGCGCCCACACCCACCATCAGGTGGTTTAAAGGCGGAAACGAGATTGGTCCACCTCAGCACTGGACGAAGCAAGACAGCGGGGTCTATGACCTCAAAGCAGAGAACCAGCACGGAACAGCCAACCACACACTGTCTCTGGATGTCTGGT TTGCTCCTGAGATTAAGGAGGAAAACGTCAGTATGGAGTTCACCCCCGGTGAGAATGTGACTTTGGACTGCCATGCTGAGGGAAACCCCGTCCCTAAGGTCCTGTGGAAGAACACCGCTGCTGTGAATGTGATGCAGACCACTGGAGGGCACCATGGGAGCATTAGAGTGACAGTAGCCACGTCTACCAATGCTGGTGTTTACATCTGCGTTGCCACGAATGAAGTTGGGACTGTGTCAAGATCTGTCACACTGCTGATGAAAG GCCAGGCATTTGGACGCAGATTATCTTTCATCCTATGGCCGCTGCTCGTCATTTTCATCATCTTGTTCTTCATCGTCCTGTTCATGCTCTGCAGATGTAGGAAAAAACACGGACAGTACAGCTTTATTGCCGACCAAGATATTCCCTTGATGACAAAGTCTGATGGGAGGAAAGTTTAG
- the LOC131476092 gene encoding angiopoietin-related protein 2-like, protein MEKTLTIGLTLFLTLCVDVPAAGGRKDGADVDNSQKRSSRSSGTHGGRCSYTFIVPQQKLTGALCLNTQSAAANAFNQSEVAVLRAELRRQQEQLEKLRGQLDQEGALVMEVRALRKESNTMNSRITQLYAQLLNEVINKKDQALEQRRVENLLLNASTQALQVSSYYRELEKKYGALTSMMSSQNQFIARLEKQCQCRDSSHQSSVVVTEPPKIQPNVHRNYSSEANEMTNDVQRDQSAPPQQQETTGRVHSLPRTTANTPTDPPFISFPVTKTPGPWRDCQGVLESGETTSGIYLLRPQSANRLMQAWCDQSQAQGGWTVVQRRQDGSVNFFRTWEQYKQGFGNLDGEYWLGLEHLYWLTKQANYKLRVALEDWQGRHVFAEYDSFRLEPETDWYRLRLGQYHGNAGDSLSWHNNKAFTTLDRDKDSYTGNCAHYQKGGWWYHMCAHSNLNGVWYRGGHYRSRYQDGVYWAEFHGGSYSLKQVSMMIKPV, encoded by the exons ATGGAGAAGACACTGACCATAGGTCTGACTCTTTTTCTCACACTCTGCGTGGACGTCCCAGCAGCTGGAGGACGGAAGGATGGAGCGGACGTGGACAACAGTCAGAAACGTTCATCGCGATCCTCGGGTACACATGGAGGCCGCTGCTCCTACACCTTCATCGTCCCACAGCAGAAGCTGACTGGAGCTCTGTGTCTCAACACGCAGTCCGCTGCCGCAAACGCCTTCAACCAGTCTGAGGTGGCAGTGCTGCGGGCGGAGCTCAGGagacagcaggagcagctggagAAACTGCGGGGTCAACTGGACCAGGAGGGGGCCCTCGTCATGGAGGTACGAGCCCTGCGCAAGGAGAGCAACACCATGAATTCTCGCATCACCCAGCTCTACGCGCAGCTGCTGAACGAAGTCATCAACAAGAAGGACCAGGCCCTTGAGCAGCGGAGGGTGGAGAACCTCCTGTTGAACGCCTCTACACAG GCACTGCAGGTGTCCAGTTATTACAGGGAGCTGGAGAAGAAATATGGAGCCCTCACGTCCATGATGAGCTCCCAGAACCAGTTCATTGCTCGCCTGGAGAAGCAGTGCCAGTGCAGGGACTCCAGCCACCAGTCCTCCGTG GTGGTGACTGAACCGCCAAAAATCCAGCCCAACGTACATCGTAATTACAGCTCTGAAGCCAACGAAATGACCAATGATGTTCAAAGGGACCAAAGTGCTcctccacagcagcaggaaactACAGGCAGAGTTCATTCCCTGCCCAGAACTACAGCCAACACTCCGACTGACCCCCCTTTCATTAGTTTCCCTGTCACAAAGACTCCAG GACCGTGGCGGGACTGTCAGGGTGTGCTGGAGTCAGGTGAGACCACCAGTGGGATTTACCTGCTCCGCCCACAGAGCGCTAACCGCCTAATGCAGGCCTGGTGTGATCAGAGTCAGGCTCAGGGAGGCTGGACCGTCGTCCAGAGGAGACAGGACGGGTCGGTCAACTTTTTCAGGACGTGGGAGCAGTACAAG CAAGGTTTTGGAAACCTGGACGGAGAGTACTGGCTCGGCCTGGAGCATCTCTACTGGCTGACCAAACAGGCTAACTACAAGCTGCGGGTGGCTCTGGAGGACTGGCAGGGCCGCCACGTGTTTGCCGAGTATGACAGCTTCCGCCTGGAGCCGGAGACTGACTGGTACCGGCTGCGGCTGGGACAGTACCACGGCAACGCGGGGGACTCGCTCTCGTGGCACAACAACAAGGCCTTCACCACTCTGGACCGAGACAAGGACAGCTACACAG GCAACTGTGCGCACTACCAGAAGGGAGGCTGGTGGTACCACATGTGTGCTCACTCCAACCTGAACGGCGTGTGGTACCGAGGCGGACACTACCGCAGCCGCTACCAGGACGGGGTCTACTGGGCCGAGTTCCACGGGGGGTCGTACTCGCTGAAGCAAGTTTCCATGATGATAAAACCTGTATAA
- the ppan gene encoding suppressor of SWI4 1 homolog, translating to MGKSKTKNQKKSRTSANNLAEQTYGAVPHSFVFHRGQIGKNVAQLILDVRRVMAPFTAESLKVRKKNVLKDFVSIAGPLGVTHFMIFSKTQTTVNMRLARLPKGPTLHFRVLKYSLVKDVVSTLKKHRMHEQQFTHHPLLVLNNFGCDGMHVKLMATMFQNMFPSINVHKISLNNIKRCVLVNYNPETEEIEFRHYSLKVVPVGMSRGVKKLMQERFPNMSKLEDISELLMKGANLSESEAEQDGEHNITELPQVYSGRGNMASQQSAVRLTEIGPRMTLQLMKIQEGMGEGDVLYHSLISKTEEEIQEILSRKEAQMKEKAVRKKKQAQNVAQKKDKREENKKKSLEGIKKKEAEEEDSEVENPGLPEGQTAAVESDDEAEYYRQAVGEEPDEDMFPAKKRRSSEKPQGFVKKRKMSRDGDTRSPKRTGPGGRYGDKPGTGRNMSGDREKPFGKKMKPGGKAFGARKPGDRDNKFGGKKKFESKKTFGGNKNKDGHFRPKGQRAMPGFKKKGFKQRKGKG from the exons ATGGGGAAGTCAAAG ACCAAGAACCAGAAGAAATCCCGAACGTCAGCCAACAACTTGGCCGAGCAGACGTATGGAGCCGTCCCCCACTCCTTCGTCTTTCACCGTGGTCAAATCGGGAAAAACGTGGCTCAGCTCATCCTGGACGTGAGGAGAGTCATGGCTCCTTTCACTGCAGAGTCTCTGAAG GTGAGGAAGAAGAACGTGCTCAAAGATTTTGTCTCCATCGCGGGGCCACTGGGGGTGACGCACTTCATGATCTTCAGCAAAACCCAGACCACCGTCAACATG AGACTCGCTCGGCTTCCTAAAGGTCCCACGCTTCACTTCCGAGTGCTCAAG tACTCTCTCGTCAAAGACGTGGTTTCAACTCTGAAGAAGCACAGGATGCACGAACAGCAGTTCACCCATCATCCACTGCTCGTCCTCAATAACTTTGGGTGCGACGGCATGCACGTCAAACTCATGGCCACCATGTTCCAAAACATGTTCCCGTCCATCAACGTGCACAAA atTAGCCTCAACAACATCAAGAGGTGTGTGCTGGTGAATTACAACCCAGAGACGGAGGAAATCGAATTCAGACACTA CAGCCTGAAGGTCGTTCCTGTCGGCATGAGCCGCGGAGTGAAGAAGCTGATGCAGGAGCGATTCCCCAACATGAGCAAGCTCGAGGACATCAGCGAGCTGCTGATGAA GGGCGCGAACCTGTCGGAGAGCGAGGCGGAACAAGACGGCGAGCACAACATCACCGAGCTGCCGCAGGTTTACTCCGGCAGGGGCAACATGGCGTCGCAGCAGAGCGCCGTCCGCTTGACTGAG ATTGGTCCTCGCATGACTCTGCAGCTGATGAAGATCCAAGAGGGCATGGGAGAAGGAGACGTCCTCTATCATTCTTTAA tttccaAGACTGAGGAGGAAATACAGGAGATCCTGAGCAGGAAAGAGGCTCAGATGAAGGAGAAGGCGGTTCGGAAGAAGAAGCAGGCGCAGAACGTCGCTCAGAAGAAAGACAAACGAGAAGAGAACAA AAAGAAGAGTCTGGAGGGCATAAAGAAGAAAGAGGCTGAAGAAGAGGACAGCGAGGTGGAGAATCCTGGGCTGCCGGAGGGTCAGACCGCTGCTGTTGAATCTGATGATGAGGCGGAATATTACAGACAGGCCGTCGGAGAGGAGCCAGATGAAg acatGTTCCCTGCCAAGAAGAGGCGGAGCTCAGAGAAGCCACAAGGATttgtgaagaagaggaaaatgtCCAGAGATGGAGACACCAGATCTCCAAAGAGAACTGGTCCAGGAGGACGATACGGGGACAAACCGGGGACAGGACGGAATATGTCCGGGGACAGGGAGAAACCAtttggaaagaaaatgaagccCGGAGGAAAGGCATTCGGTGCTAGAAAACCTGGCGATCGAGATAATAAATTTGGCGGGAAGAAGAAATTTGAGAGCAAAAAGACATTTGGTGGGAATAAAAACAAGGACGGACACTTCAGGCCTAAAGGTCAGAGGGCCATGCCGGGCTTCAAGAAGAAAGGTTTCAAACAGAGAAAGGGAAAAGGTTGA